In Chanodichthys erythropterus isolate Z2021 chromosome 9, ASM2448905v1, whole genome shotgun sequence, a genomic segment contains:
- the cttnbp2nlb gene encoding CTTNBP2 N-terminal like b isoform X1, with the protein MKGSRMNVETLSKAELLMLLSILEGELEAQDVVIHSLRAQQRDSFVQERYGQYDLRDPFVALLRDSELSQAQDDGGQSPVCLNPLGVLKLVMAHCTNMKEKMMKQLAAAERRHRRVIADLEEEKRRRAQDAAAGDDITAMLERERDRLLQQLEFEKAQVQSLERERSVLSNQAEEDLAQQQQLSSTLAKECQKATARAEEESQRVADLSRQLEQESSTIEILKRELENEHARAQQIEARAEKKLAEFDTEHEQMRGKLLKEEKRYQELLEQFNSLKKELDEMKEREKARLEKDNEEKEKIPQKATSGIMPPLSQTEVDGKPVGSKSSPQHKQNGQHTPREPQSPAEERCKEGGLADNGVMLPGGSGALQCLSPSSPASSSLSSSPCSSPVLTKRLASIGCSSPTYPSSYQASINQRFQAARHKFQQQAEVDQQHGGAVVHSPRDLSPTAATPATPPPDNSTAKQIARNTVTQVLSRFTSQQTASKLPPSNSSPFGTDYRNLAAASSPTGKSPGILSPGIRSPIIPRTEKIHPPPVPPKKQGVNQSPNSPVPSGRASHFPELSGSCGLTSGQEDAKELDLVMSSSS; encoded by the exons GCACAACAGAGAGATTCATTTGTTCAGGAGCGATATGGACAGTATGACCTCCGTGACCCCTTCGTAGCGCTGCTGAGGGACAGCGAGCTGTCGCAGGCTCAGGATGATGGAGGGCAGAGTCCCGTGTGTCTGAACCCGCTGGGCGTGTTGAAGCTGGTGATGGCCCACTGCACCAATATGaaggagaaaatgatgaaacaGCTCGCCGCTGCAGAGAGGAGACATCGACGG GTAATAGCTGATTTAGAAGAAGAGAAACGACGACGTGCTCAAGACGCTGCTGCGGGTGATGACATCACTGCCATGCTGGAGAGGGAACGAGACAGACTACTGCAACAG CTGGAGTTTGAGAAGGCTCAAGTCCAGAGTTTAGAACGTGAGAGGTCAGTTCTGTCAAATCAAGCTGAGGAAGATTTAgcacagcagcagcagttatCCTCGACACTGGCTAAAGAATGTCAGAAGGCTACAGCACGGGCAGAGGAGGAGAGCCAGCGTGTTGCAGACCTCAGCCGCCAACTGGAACAGGAGAGCAGTACCATCGAAATCCTAAAGCGAGAGCTTGAAAACGAACACGCTCGTGCTCAGCAGATAGAGGCGAGAGCTGAGAAAAAGCTGGCTGAATTTGATACGGAGCACGAGCAGATGAGAGGGAAACTACTGAAGGAAGAAAAACGATATCAAGAGCTTTTGGAGCAGTTCAATAGTCTAAAGAAAGAGTTGGATgaaatgaaagaaagagaaaaggcAAGGCTGGAAAAGGATAatgaagaaaaggaaaaaatccCACAAAAAGCAACTTCAGGTATCATGCCTCCTCTTAGTCAAACAGAAGTTGATGGCAAACCTGTTGGATCTAAATCATCTCCTCAACACAAACAAAATGGTCAACACACTCCCAGAGAACCGCAGTCTCCAGCAGAAGAGAGGTGCAAGGAAGGGGGATTGGCAGACAATGGGGTAATGCTCCCTGGAGGAAGTGGGGCCTTACAGTGTCTCTCCCCCAGCAGTCCTGCCTCATCCTCTCTTAGCTCGTCTCCTTGCTCTTCCCCTGTATTGACCAAGCGTCTGGCCTCTATAGGTTGCTCTAGTCCGACCTATCCCTCTTCTTACCAGGCCAGCATCAACCAACGATTCCAAGCAGCACGCCACAAGTTTCAGCAACAAGCTGAGGTAGACCAGCAACATGGAGGAGCTGTTGTCCATTCTCCCAGAGACCTCTCTCCCACTGCCGCCACTCCTGCCACTCCTCCTCCAGACAATTCTACTGCAAAGCAGATTGCCCGCAACACTGTCACTCAGGTGCTGTCACGGTTTACGAGCCAACAAACAGCAAGTAAACTCCCTCCATCCAACAGCTCACCCTTTGGCACTGATTACCGCAACCTGGCTGCTGCCTCCTCACCCACAGGGAAGAGCCCAGGGATTCTCTCTCCAGGGATCCGGTCACCAATAATTCCTAGGACGGAGAAGATTCATCCACCTCCTGTTCCCCCCAAAAAGCAGGGGGTCAACCAGTCTCCTAACTCACCGGTTCCTTCTGGCAGGGCCAGCCACTTCCCCGAGCTCTCTGGGAGCTGTGGTCTCACCAGTGGTCAGGAAGATGCTAAAGAGCTTGACTTGGTCATGTCGTCATCTAGTTAA
- the cttnbp2nlb gene encoding CTTNBP2 N-terminal like b isoform X2 has translation MYVCMYIYTEANEVCGDCDIRYLKDIQFCLRQEESSKQGSPNSVLEGQCPAEFSSKLPQHTCLEVCLLEFEKAQVQSLERERSVLSNQAEEDLAQQQQLSSTLAKECQKATARAEEESQRVADLSRQLEQESSTIEILKRELENEHARAQQIEARAEKKLAEFDTEHEQMRGKLLKEEKRYQELLEQFNSLKKELDEMKEREKARLEKDNEEKEKIPQKATSGIMPPLSQTEVDGKPVGSKSSPQHKQNGQHTPREPQSPAEERCKEGGLADNGVMLPGGSGALQCLSPSSPASSSLSSSPCSSPVLTKRLASIGCSSPTYPSSYQASINQRFQAARHKFQQQAEVDQQHGGAVVHSPRDLSPTAATPATPPPDNSTAKQIARNTVTQVLSRFTSQQTASKLPPSNSSPFGTDYRNLAAASSPTGKSPGILSPGIRSPIIPRTEKIHPPPVPPKKQGVNQSPNSPVPSGRASHFPELSGSCGLTSGQEDAKELDLVMSSSS, from the exons atgtatgtatgtatgtatatatacactgaaGCTAATGAAGTTTGTGGAGATTGTGACATCAGATATCTAAAAGATATTCAGTTTTGTTTGAGGCAGGAAGAATCAAGTAAACAGGGGTCTCCAAACtctgtcctggagggccagtgtcctgcagagtttagctccaagttgcctcaacacacctgcctggaagtttgcCTA CTGGAGTTTGAGAAGGCTCAAGTCCAGAGTTTAGAACGTGAGAGGTCAGTTCTGTCAAATCAAGCTGAGGAAGATTTAgcacagcagcagcagttatCCTCGACACTGGCTAAAGAATGTCAGAAGGCTACAGCACGGGCAGAGGAGGAGAGCCAGCGTGTTGCAGACCTCAGCCGCCAACTGGAACAGGAGAGCAGTACCATCGAAATCCTAAAGCGAGAGCTTGAAAACGAACACGCTCGTGCTCAGCAGATAGAGGCGAGAGCTGAGAAAAAGCTGGCTGAATTTGATACGGAGCACGAGCAGATGAGAGGGAAACTACTGAAGGAAGAAAAACGATATCAAGAGCTTTTGGAGCAGTTCAATAGTCTAAAGAAAGAGTTGGATgaaatgaaagaaagagaaaaggcAAGGCTGGAAAAGGATAatgaagaaaaggaaaaaatccCACAAAAAGCAACTTCAGGTATCATGCCTCCTCTTAGTCAAACAGAAGTTGATGGCAAACCTGTTGGATCTAAATCATCTCCTCAACACAAACAAAATGGTCAACACACTCCCAGAGAACCGCAGTCTCCAGCAGAAGAGAGGTGCAAGGAAGGGGGATTGGCAGACAATGGGGTAATGCTCCCTGGAGGAAGTGGGGCCTTACAGTGTCTCTCCCCCAGCAGTCCTGCCTCATCCTCTCTTAGCTCGTCTCCTTGCTCTTCCCCTGTATTGACCAAGCGTCTGGCCTCTATAGGTTGCTCTAGTCCGACCTATCCCTCTTCTTACCAGGCCAGCATCAACCAACGATTCCAAGCAGCACGCCACAAGTTTCAGCAACAAGCTGAGGTAGACCAGCAACATGGAGGAGCTGTTGTCCATTCTCCCAGAGACCTCTCTCCCACTGCCGCCACTCCTGCCACTCCTCCTCCAGACAATTCTACTGCAAAGCAGATTGCCCGCAACACTGTCACTCAGGTGCTGTCACGGTTTACGAGCCAACAAACAGCAAGTAAACTCCCTCCATCCAACAGCTCACCCTTTGGCACTGATTACCGCAACCTGGCTGCTGCCTCCTCACCCACAGGGAAGAGCCCAGGGATTCTCTCTCCAGGGATCCGGTCACCAATAATTCCTAGGACGGAGAAGATTCATCCACCTCCTGTTCCCCCCAAAAAGCAGGGGGTCAACCAGTCTCCTAACTCACCGGTTCCTTCTGGCAGGGCCAGCCACTTCCCCGAGCTCTCTGGGAGCTGTGGTCTCACCAGTGGTCAGGAAGATGCTAAAGAGCTTGACTTGGTCATGTCGTCATCTAGTTAA